One segment of Trypanosoma brucei brucei TREU927 chromosome 8, complete sequence DNA contains the following:
- a CDS encoding dynein heavy chain, cytosolic, putative has translation MLEEPASDPSTPVEHKAISVPPPPPPNCDPTKMIISDRSFVDSKCNDFSAGKVTGVDISCGVVPIHVDDVVAYEYIDNCRRWRWGLATVVALPAPWVVQLLLWRSDGELLLPSSRYCNGQHSSHAHNLASDYTADVGIKSCHLPDSISKHRRQLLMHQLERLKEERDYVQEAMDGLVRRLAVHRLTYRTQRQRVQDAATAAEHLLAEAQARVKSINQRDWREIRCYRNPPAIVRLVVEAVFAVLGEHDCGKWRWSRLQKAMRRSSFLHAVERFKPCHLSESAKQHIRKKFMEDSRFTYEAAVKGSQALGYLEQWVVVQVESAAAKEGLAAYDEAHGKERGAIVMLEGEVNALRDKLDQYMKEEENIQTALHRVTGEFPNNFSEVGDGDDTTSSAVDAGFGVTDGWDGCGCGCGDVNGGSALNCDDCSGCFINCDNVRVMEGTPRDVVSASVAIDICKGHIVNNINSALREDAGCVQEAGAVWTGTEELLLVLRTTILCNFNRAEQTIIHLTHEQMSALGEALRRRGHSLINNSWEVDRRAGEMERDLQDALEELRGHHGRTLHDLRQLEIENYELTRKLERREQELDKLNRAIQDGIGLFCTPRGSQLGSTRGTPRSYEMDGRMSTTGNGSNVSNRSRRWNSSTHFLSTAVSCADESQSNRLSPVDQRDASKATASTTSSRPLPTAAYVQLLEDDLRFVQEELQRSKDELNNFRKMVTPGYYTSTALWLDRESVMEVQAKKIAALVEALAHSDEGRRHVEERMMTEHRQLMARMEALQRDMEQQRGAGKNSLPIPQNV, from the coding sequence ATGTTGGAAGAGCCCGCATCCGACCCTTCAACGCCTGTAGAACATAAGGCCATTTCCGTcccacctccaccaccaccgaaCTGCGATCCCACAAAAATGATAATTTCTGATCGAAGTTTTGTCGACAGTAAATGTAATGATTTCTCTGCTGGTAAAGTTACCGGTGTGGATATCAGTTGTGGCGTTGTGCCCATACATGTGGATGATGTTGTCGCCTACGAGTACATTGATAACTGCCGGCGCTGGCGGTGGGGGTTGGCAACGGTTGTTGCTCTCCCTGCACCATGGGTTGTGCAACTACTGCTATGGCGCAGCGACGGAGAGTTACTATTGCCATCATCAAGGTATTGTAACGGTCAACACAGCAGTCATGCACACAATTTGGCAAGTGATTATACGGCAGATGTTGGGATTAAGAGTTGTCATTTGCCGGACTCAATTTCCAAACATCGGAGGCAGTTACTGATGCACCAACTCGAGCGGCTGAAGGAGGAGCGTGATTACGTGCAAGAGGCAATGGATGGGTTGGTTAGACGTCTTGCTGTCCATCGTTTAACTTACAGAACCCAACGTCAGAGAGTGCAGGACGCAGCGACGGCAGCGGAGCATTTGTTAGCTGAGGCCCAAGCGCGGGTGAAATCCATTAACCAGCGGGACTGGCGGGAGATTCGTTGCTATCGTAACCCACCAGCGATTGTGCGACTCGTGGTGGAAGCCGTTTTCGCGGTGTTGGGTGAACACGACTGCGGGAAGTGGCGATGGTCCCGATTGCAAAAGGCGATGCGCAGAAGTAGCTTCCTCCATGCTGTGGAGCGATTCAAGCCTTGCCATTTGAGCGAGTCCGCGAAGCAACACATACGCAAGAAGTTCATGGAAGATTCCCGCTTCACATACGAGGCTGCGGTGAAGGGAAGCCAAGCATTGGGTTATCTTGAGCAATGGGTTGTCGTACAAGTGGAAAGCGCGGCTGCGAAGGAGGGCCTCGCCGCATATGATGAAGCCCACGGTAAAGAGCGTGGTGCTATAGTCATGTTGGAGGGGGAGGTGAACGCGCTGCGGGATAAACTGGACCAGTAcatgaaagaggaagaaaatattcAAACAGCCCTCCACAGGGTAACAGGAGAGTTTCCGAACAACTTCAGCGAAGTTGGTGACGGTGACGACACCACCAGTTCTGCTGTCGACGCGGGCTTTGGTGTTACTGATGGCTGGGATGGGTGTGGGTGTGGGTGTGGCGATGTGAACGGTGGGAGTGCGTTAAACTGTGACGACTGCAGCGGATGTTTTATCAACTGTGACAATGTGAGGGTAATGGAAGGAACTCCCCGTGACGTTGTCTCCGCATCCGTTGCCATTGATATCTGCAAAGGTCACATtgtcaacaacatcaactcAGCCTTACGTGAAGATGCCGGTTGCGTTCAGGAGGCCGGTGCAGTATGGACAGGTACTGAAGAGCTATTGCTCGTCTTGCGAACCACTATTCTTTGCAACTTCAATCGAGCAGAGCAGACTATAATTCACCTTACGCACGAGCAAATGAGCGCACTTGGAGAGGCGCTGCGTCGGCGTGGTCATAGCCTGATAAATAATTCCTGGGAGGTTGACCGGCGGGCCGGGGAAATGGAGAGGGATCTGCAAGATGCGCTGGAGGAACTCCGTGGACATCATGGTCGGACATTACACGACCTTCGGCAACTAGAAATTGAGAATTATGAACTCACAAGGAAGCTTGAGCGGCGTGAGCAGGAGTTGGATAAACTCAACCGGGCAATACAAGATGGCATTGGTTTGTTCTGTACTCCACGCGGATCACAACTTGGCTCGACACGCGGGACCCCTCGGAGTTATGAAATGGATGGCAGGATGAGTACCACTGGGAATGGATCAAACGTTTCCAATCGTTCACGTCGATGGAACTCGTCAACTCACTTTTTGTCCACTGCTGTCAGCTGCGCTGACGAGTCGCAGAGTAACCGGTTGAGCCCGGTGGATCAACGGGACGCCTCGAAAGCAACGGCTTCGACGACATCATCACGCCCGCTTCCCACCGCCGCCTACGTGCAGTTGTTGGAGGATGATTTGCGGTTCGTGCAGGAGGAGCTGCAGCGCAGTAAAGATGAACTCAACAATTTCCGTAAGATGGTGACACCTGGTTATTATACTTCCACCGCGTTATGGTTAGACCGAGAGAGTGTGATGGAGGTTCAGGCAAAGAAGATTGCAGCACTTGTGGAAGCACTCGCGCACAGTGATGAGGGGCGACGGCATGTTGAGGAACGCATGATGACTGAGCACCGCCAACTGATGGCTCGCATGGAGGCGTTGCAGCGGGATATGGAGCAACAGAGAGGAGCCGGTAAAAACTCTCTTCCCATTCCCCAAAATGTGTGA